In the Longimicrobium terrae genome, one interval contains:
- a CDS encoding anti-sigma factor, translating into MTAPMTHDEIRDLLAAEAAGVLDPAERAALTAHLEGCAECVDELRVLNDTASLLAYSAPVAELGTDASARMRARLVARAAADRAPVAAAFPALLVNAMATEPESVIPITRARRGGWGGWLAAAASLLLLLGIGTYAGRLRARVAELESATAALRSERGRLQGRVAENERTMASLSGPDVRVVTLAGGRTAPNGRMFWDPPTGRWTFFAHNLPAVRPGREYQLWLVTADHKISAGTFRPGPRGDAMVQAEYKLDPAALQAIAVTEEPAGGLPEPSGDIVLVGATAGG; encoded by the coding sequence ATGACCGCGCCGATGACGCATGACGAGATCCGGGACCTGCTCGCGGCCGAGGCCGCCGGCGTCCTGGACCCGGCGGAACGCGCCGCGCTCACGGCCCACCTGGAGGGCTGCGCGGAGTGCGTGGATGAACTGCGGGTCTTGAACGATACCGCGTCGCTGCTGGCGTATTCCGCGCCCGTGGCCGAACTCGGCACCGACGCCTCCGCGCGGATGCGGGCGCGGCTGGTGGCGCGCGCCGCGGCGGACCGCGCGCCCGTCGCGGCCGCGTTCCCCGCGCTTCTGGTGAACGCGATGGCGACGGAGCCGGAGAGCGTCATTCCCATCACCCGCGCGCGCCGCGGCGGGTGGGGCGGATGGCTGGCCGCCGCGGCGTCGCTGCTGCTTCTGCTGGGCATCGGCACGTACGCGGGACGGCTGCGCGCGCGCGTGGCGGAGCTGGAGTCGGCCACGGCGGCGCTGCGGTCCGAGCGCGGGCGGCTGCAGGGGCGCGTGGCGGAGAACGAGCGGACGATGGCCTCGCTCTCCGGCCCGGACGTGCGCGTAGTGACGCTGGCTGGCGGGCGGACGGCGCCGAACGGGCGCATGTTCTGGGATCCGCCCACGGGGCGGTGGACCTTCTTTGCCCACAACCTTCCCGCCGTGCGCCCCGGGCGCGAGTACCAGCTGTGGCTGGTTACGGCGGATCACAAGATCAGCGCGGGCACCTTTCGCCCCGGTCCGCGCGGCGACGCGATGGTGCAGGCGGAGTACAAGCTGGACCCCGCCGCGCTGCAGGCCATCGCGGTGACGGAAGAACCGGCGGGCGGGCTTCCGGAGCCCTCCGGCGACATCGTCCTGGTGGGTGCCACGGCCGGCGGCTGA
- a CDS encoding RHS repeat-associated core domain-containing protein, whose product MLRSSTPPDSRARRAGPASFPYRPAGRARWCAALAAVLGVVLPPAAAAQTCAPSYRDLTQTMYAQVMEYGYGTPRVAGAAGSEYWAGRVRDGMTVKELVSVHAHSADFHAKFITGRAAADVLAQLYRHLLARDPDDAAQGLIAVGQSSGWDAVIDQIMNSTEYNTRFGLYSVPGDPVTAWDCARATQLTVAHNPSFRDETQGSANVSFTTPAYVSLDQPRSLSFSYSSGTVRPSGLVQIDMLDNSGDPPSRASIRLQVNGAWVTPETFYTVGTGPTRLSARYDASSYRSSAWLVTAVVRKYWTDGRVQEQTVNTRASIVNERTSMFGSGWMLNGFQRLTDQGDGVFITEGGVGLWFARTGCDPDGSCRYATPSGDFTTVRLDGPGNVFRRTYPDGSVVRFSRAGAMVDASDRFANSTGYGYDGAGRLTSVTDPVGKVTTLGYTSAGVLDWVQDPMGRRSITNSTQGTIWRWWQPDGSLALDIHFVDYDALGWIIDSYWAGRTQRANGDLDVAWRFTYDAFGRVASVTAPRVTTTDAGSTRPVVAVRSLEAAVLAAPGTGSATTPAARVRPEEVRVQTTDPRGNITRVAVDPFGAALKIEEPLGRTSYITRDRHGRVTRTDEPSGHYLTYTYTDGNLVKAKDNEAATEVNYEYEPVFHQLTHVSGSGTTEAWNTYNPADPQRKLLTTRSGTVTAPVTSFAYTTRGRVEAVTDPEGHGTFLTYDPVTGNRATTAVGTATGTYRRTAYRNFDRFGRDSAGASPGGEWVQTHYDVLNRVTRSISAAGGAGTDTTTYSYPTAVAYELRDAKGQTYRFNSNALGWTVSEVDPRNQTTSYGYDRVGNATSVTNRRGQVVAVAYDSLNRPWARTADGVQTTYSYGANDAWVQSSNPVSTIRTERDASGRPARTLTTLGGITYTAVSLFNLKGQRTGIDVTGPWSGVRSVRYAYGATGMLDSIVDFSGRTTRFSHNDDGQETGRVLPTGAVVESEFGSTHAGIMTRVDQQIGLTRGYSLDTNGRIGSILREYRDQYSNVGQIERTFQYNTRGFLTGFQEYKYAPGGSCAGTAPNPDTGACRPVPENGTTPELLVSGGYDYDRLGNRLDGGAVIDTGNRLTSWNGYTLTYDADGNLLQRSKPNTRTTTLQWNSLGQLTYASRTGTGGGSATYAYDPAGRRVQRTDGGGGVIRTLYDGDDILMELNGSGSPVLEYTYLPGVDNPLSVRSWAAGQNGAAYYYSLEQPGHVAGLISTTGQLANEYLYDPYGNLTYATEGVAQPLKYGARELDAAIGLYYLRARWYDPDLGRFVSEDPIGLAGGINPYAYIGSSPTNGTDPSGLCPECEDGITATVRGCSYSGWSRADTGMCQPTDAQQSPEWIANYMEALQSAGRGAAGGRGGGTLALTVGATGAFFPFGYSAQAGVAFNRNGDMKIFATVGPAMGLGFAAGPQLAINRGSLDDLTKNVDESGTLTLSGSSGLLSGGASFGGEQVIQGVQLGTRGGFGIFQSSVFLGGGVVIPRVPVGSIGCTRSGHGC is encoded by the coding sequence ATGCTCCGCAGCAGTACTCCGCCGGACAGCCGTGCGCGACGCGCCGGTCCGGCCTCTTTCCCGTACCGTCCGGCCGGGCGTGCACGCTGGTGCGCGGCGCTCGCCGCCGTGCTGGGCGTCGTGCTCCCACCCGCCGCCGCCGCCCAGACCTGTGCGCCTTCGTACCGCGATCTGACGCAGACCATGTATGCGCAGGTGATGGAGTACGGATACGGCACGCCCCGGGTGGCGGGGGCGGCCGGCTCCGAATACTGGGCGGGCCGTGTGCGGGACGGCATGACGGTGAAGGAACTCGTGTCGGTGCACGCCCACAGCGCCGACTTCCACGCCAAGTTCATCACCGGACGTGCTGCCGCCGACGTGCTGGCGCAGCTGTACCGCCACCTGCTGGCGCGCGACCCGGACGACGCGGCGCAGGGCCTGATCGCCGTGGGGCAGTCCAGCGGGTGGGACGCGGTGATCGACCAGATCATGAACAGCACCGAGTACAACACCCGGTTCGGCCTGTACAGCGTTCCCGGAGACCCGGTGACGGCGTGGGACTGCGCGCGGGCCACCCAGCTCACGGTGGCCCACAACCCGTCGTTCCGCGACGAAACGCAGGGCTCGGCCAACGTGTCGTTCACCACGCCCGCGTACGTGAGCCTGGACCAGCCCCGGTCCCTGAGCTTCTCGTATTCCAGCGGAACGGTGCGGCCCAGCGGGCTGGTGCAGATCGACATGCTCGACAACTCGGGTGACCCGCCGAGCCGCGCATCCATCCGGTTGCAGGTGAACGGCGCCTGGGTCACGCCCGAGACCTTCTACACGGTGGGAACGGGCCCCACGCGGCTGTCGGCGCGGTACGACGCGAGCTCGTACCGCAGTTCCGCCTGGCTGGTGACGGCCGTCGTGCGCAAGTACTGGACGGACGGGCGCGTGCAGGAGCAGACGGTGAACACCCGCGCGTCCATCGTGAACGAGCGGACGAGCATGTTCGGCTCCGGGTGGATGCTGAACGGCTTTCAGCGGCTGACGGACCAGGGCGACGGGGTGTTCATCACCGAGGGCGGTGTGGGGCTGTGGTTTGCCCGGACGGGCTGCGACCCGGACGGAAGCTGCCGGTACGCCACTCCCTCCGGCGACTTCACCACCGTCCGGCTGGACGGCCCCGGCAACGTCTTCCGGCGCACGTACCCGGACGGCTCCGTCGTGCGATTCTCGCGCGCCGGCGCCATGGTGGATGCGTCGGACCGCTTCGCCAACAGCACGGGGTACGGCTACGACGGGGCCGGCAGGCTCACCTCCGTCACCGATCCGGTGGGCAAGGTGACGACGCTCGGCTACACGTCGGCCGGCGTTCTGGACTGGGTGCAGGATCCCATGGGGCGCCGCTCCATCACCAACAGCACCCAGGGCACCATCTGGCGCTGGTGGCAGCCGGACGGTTCGCTTGCGCTGGACATCCACTTCGTGGATTACGACGCGCTGGGCTGGATCATCGACAGCTACTGGGCCGGCCGGACGCAGCGGGCCAACGGCGACCTGGACGTGGCGTGGCGGTTCACGTACGACGCCTTTGGACGCGTGGCCTCGGTAACGGCGCCGCGGGTGACGACCACGGACGCGGGAAGCACCCGGCCGGTGGTGGCGGTCCGTTCGCTGGAGGCCGCGGTGCTGGCGGCCCCGGGCACGGGGAGCGCCACCACGCCCGCCGCGCGCGTGCGCCCCGAGGAGGTGCGGGTGCAGACCACCGATCCCCGCGGCAACATCACGCGCGTGGCGGTGGACCCCTTTGGCGCTGCCCTCAAGATCGAGGAGCCGCTGGGGAGAACGAGCTACATCACCCGCGACCGGCACGGGCGCGTAACCCGCACCGATGAGCCGTCCGGCCACTACCTGACGTACACCTACACCGACGGCAACCTGGTGAAGGCCAAGGACAACGAGGCCGCCACCGAGGTCAACTACGAGTACGAGCCGGTGTTCCACCAGCTGACGCACGTTTCCGGATCGGGGACGACGGAGGCGTGGAACACGTACAACCCGGCCGACCCGCAGCGAAAGCTGCTCACCACCCGCTCGGGCACCGTCACGGCGCCGGTGACAAGCTTCGCGTACACCACCCGCGGGCGAGTGGAAGCCGTCACCGATCCCGAGGGCCACGGCACGTTCCTCACGTACGACCCCGTCACGGGCAACCGCGCCACGACGGCCGTCGGCACGGCGACCGGAACCTACCGGCGTACCGCGTACCGGAACTTTGACCGGTTCGGCCGCGACAGCGCCGGGGCCAGCCCCGGGGGGGAGTGGGTGCAGACGCACTACGACGTCCTCAACCGGGTTACCCGCAGCATCAGCGCGGCCGGCGGGGCGGGCACCGACACCACCACCTACAGCTATCCGACCGCGGTCGCGTACGAACTGCGGGATGCCAAGGGCCAGACCTACCGCTTCAACAGCAACGCCCTGGGATGGACCGTGAGCGAGGTGGATCCGCGCAATCAGACTACCTCGTACGGGTACGACCGGGTGGGCAACGCCACCTCGGTCACCAACCGGCGGGGGCAGGTGGTGGCCGTTGCGTACGACTCGCTCAACCGGCCGTGGGCGCGTACGGCGGACGGGGTGCAGACCACGTATTCGTACGGCGCCAACGACGCGTGGGTGCAGTCTTCCAACCCGGTGAGCACGATCCGTACGGAGCGCGACGCATCCGGGCGCCCCGCGCGGACGCTTACCACGCTGGGCGGCATCACCTACACGGCGGTGTCCCTCTTCAACCTCAAGGGCCAGCGCACCGGCATCGACGTCACGGGGCCGTGGAGCGGGGTGCGCAGCGTGCGCTATGCGTACGGCGCGACGGGGATGCTGGACAGCATCGTCGACTTTTCCGGGCGCACCACCCGCTTCTCGCACAACGACGACGGCCAGGAAACGGGCCGCGTGCTCCCGACCGGCGCCGTGGTGGAGAGCGAGTTCGGCAGCACGCACGCGGGGATCATGACGCGGGTGGACCAGCAGATCGGCCTGACCCGGGGCTACTCGCTGGACACCAACGGCCGGATCGGGAGCATTCTGCGGGAGTACCGCGACCAGTACAGCAACGTGGGGCAGATTGAGCGCACGTTCCAGTACAACACCCGCGGCTTCCTGACCGGGTTCCAGGAGTACAAGTACGCGCCCGGCGGCAGCTGCGCGGGAACCGCGCCGAACCCCGACACCGGCGCGTGCCGGCCCGTTCCGGAGAACGGCACAACGCCGGAACTGCTCGTGTCCGGCGGCTACGACTACGACAGGCTGGGCAACCGCCTGGACGGGGGCGCCGTGATCGACACCGGCAACCGTCTTACGTCCTGGAACGGGTACACGCTTACGTACGACGCGGATGGCAACCTGCTGCAGCGCAGCAAGCCGAATACGCGCACCACGACGCTGCAGTGGAACAGCCTGGGGCAGCTCACGTATGCGTCCCGCACGGGAACGGGCGGGGGCAGCGCGACGTACGCCTACGACCCGGCGGGGCGGCGGGTGCAGCGCACGGACGGCGGCGGGGGGGTGATCCGCACGCTGTACGACGGGGACGACATCCTCATGGAACTGAACGGGTCGGGCAGCCCGGTCCTGGAGTACACATACCTGCCGGGGGTGGACAACCCGCTGAGCGTGCGGTCGTGGGCGGCGGGGCAGAACGGCGCGGCGTACTATTACAGCCTGGAGCAGCCGGGGCACGTGGCGGGGCTCATCAGCACCACGGGGCAGCTGGCGAACGAGTACCTCTATGATCCGTACGGCAACCTGACCTACGCGACGGAGGGCGTGGCGCAGCCGCTGAAGTACGGCGCGCGGGAGCTGGATGCGGCGATCGGGCTGTACTATCTGCGCGCCCGGTGGTACGATCCGGACCTGGGACGTTTCGTGAGCGAGGACCCCATCGGGCTGGCCGGCGGCATCAACCCGTACGCCTACATCGGCAGCAGCCCGACGAATGGCACGGATCCCAGCGGATTGTGCCCAGAGTGCGAGGATGGCATAACCGCTACGGTGCGCGGATGCTCCTATTCGGGGTGGTCACGTGCGGATACCGGAATGTGCCAGCCCACAGACGCTCAGCAATCTCCAGAGTGGATCGCGAACTACATGGAAGCTCTTCAGTCCGCAGGGCGGGGGGCAGCAGGGGGGCGAGGCGGCGGAACTCTAGCACTGACTGTGGGCGCTACGGGTGCATTTTTCCCATTCGGGTATTCAGCCCAGGCTGGTGTAGCGTTCAACAGAAATGGAGATATGAAGATCTTCGCGACGGTTGGACCAGCCATGGGGCTCGGCTTTGCAGCAGGACCACAGCTGGCAATCAACCGCGGATCGCTGGACGATCTTACAAAGAATGTCGACGAGAGTGGTACGTTGACGCTGTCTGGATCGAGTGGCCTGCTCAGCGGTGGCGCTAGCTTTGGGGGGGAACAGGTGATTCAAGGTGTCCAACTGGGAACGAGAGGTGGGTTCGGGATTTTCCAGAGCTCTGTCTTTTTAGGAGGCGGAGTCGTGATCCCACGTGTACCGGTCGGAAGCATCGGGTGCACGCGTTCAGGCCATGGATGCTGA
- a CDS encoding multicopper oxidase family protein: MRSLLRTRLRTAAGAAFLVAAACAPPVSPGVPAPSPGPARPVASRALTDLIARRGVLPPGPPLPYPDSIVSSNGVLNARLVAAPGPYSLGGASFYDNLYNGAYVPPTLVVSPGDQIALTLVNQVNTGQPSNLHYHGLNVTPLAPGDDVLLHIANGDSFSYSFPVPAWHRSGLYWYHPHPHGYSEPQVLGGMSGALVMRGLLETYFPQWTGVRERVMVLKDHVPANPADSAGGKIKSINGQTYSSIPIAPGEFQLWRFANAGADAYYNIRLVDGDGHLVPMLVLARDGNPVVVNNLYADSLFLPPSSRAEVIVEGGGTPYYILSDTVDTGPAGDPNPTVVLATAGTGGQGWMPAPTMPISPAQQALADTMMSVLNGVNNQRTFVFSENAAGDSFYINNAMYNPDSVATYVPVPSVEEWTLVNTSGEVHVFHIHQTDFIVTEINGVKQPLTGFVDTVNMPYAVNGVPSTVKVVINFRESISIGEFVYHCHILEHEDGGMMQNILLYAAGTTPVRQARPPGGMHGGAHH, translated from the coding sequence ATGCGTTCCTTGCTCAGAACCCGCCTGCGCACCGCGGCGGGCGCGGCGTTCCTCGTCGCGGCGGCGTGCGCGCCGCCGGTTTCACCGGGCGTACCGGCTCCGTCCCCCGGCCCGGCACGCCCCGTCGCCAGCCGCGCGCTGACGGACCTCATCGCCCGGAGGGGCGTGCTCCCGCCGGGGCCACCCCTTCCCTATCCCGACAGCATCGTCAGCTCCAACGGCGTGCTGAACGCGCGGCTGGTGGCGGCGCCGGGCCCGTATTCGCTGGGCGGCGCCAGCTTCTACGACAACCTGTACAACGGCGCGTACGTGCCCCCCACGCTGGTGGTGAGCCCCGGCGACCAGATCGCGCTCACGCTGGTGAACCAGGTGAACACCGGGCAGCCTTCCAACCTGCACTACCACGGGCTCAACGTCACGCCCCTGGCCCCGGGTGACGACGTGCTGCTGCACATCGCCAACGGCGACTCGTTCTCGTACTCGTTTCCCGTCCCCGCGTGGCACCGCTCCGGGCTGTACTGGTACCACCCCCATCCCCACGGGTACAGCGAGCCGCAGGTGCTGGGCGGCATGTCGGGCGCGCTGGTGATGCGCGGCCTGCTGGAAACGTATTTTCCCCAGTGGACGGGCGTGCGGGAACGGGTGATGGTGCTGAAGGACCACGTCCCCGCGAATCCCGCGGACTCGGCGGGCGGCAAGATCAAGAGCATCAACGGGCAGACATACTCCTCCATCCCCATTGCTCCCGGCGAATTCCAGCTGTGGCGCTTCGCCAACGCGGGGGCGGACGCGTACTACAACATCAGGCTGGTGGACGGCGACGGCCACCTGGTCCCCATGCTGGTGCTGGCCCGCGACGGAAACCCCGTCGTGGTGAACAACCTGTACGCCGACTCGCTCTTTCTTCCCCCGTCGTCGCGGGCGGAGGTCATTGTCGAGGGGGGCGGCACGCCCTACTACATCCTCAGCGATACGGTGGACACCGGGCCGGCCGGCGATCCCAACCCGACCGTCGTGCTGGCCACGGCGGGGACGGGCGGGCAGGGCTGGATGCCCGCCCCGACGATGCCCATCTCCCCCGCGCAGCAGGCGCTGGCCGACACCATGATGTCCGTCCTGAACGGCGTGAACAACCAGCGCACCTTCGTGTTCTCGGAAAACGCGGCCGGCGACTCGTTCTACATCAACAACGCGATGTACAACCCGGACTCGGTGGCCACCTACGTCCCCGTCCCGTCGGTGGAAGAGTGGACGCTGGTGAACACGTCGGGTGAAGTGCACGTCTTTCACATTCACCAGACGGACTTCATCGTCACCGAGATCAACGGCGTAAAGCAGCCGCTGACCGGGTTCGTGGATACGGTGAACATGCCGTACGCCGTCAACGGCGTGCCCAGCACCGTAAAGGTGGTGATCAACTTCCGCGAGTCCATCTCCATCGGCGAGTTCGTGTATCACTGCCACATCCTGGAGCACGAGGACGGGGGCATGATGCAGAACATCCTCCTCTACGCGGCGGGAACCACTCCCGTCCGGCAGGCGCGCCCGCCCGGCGGAATGCACGGCGGCGCCCACCACTGA
- the glgB gene encoding 1,4-alpha-glucan branching protein GlgB, translating to MASATLFHDVQQILTAEHPDPFRVLGMHTVSLGGELRLVVRTFQPGATAVSVTDEEGAEVAVMECGHEAGFFEAILPRGTSAFPYQLQVTWPEAGEPALMGDAFAFGPQIGEFDLYLMAEGTHLRLWDVLGAHPMTIDGVQGVHFGVWAPGARRVSVVGEFNLWDGRRHPMRLHPAQGVWEIFIPGVQDESLYRYEILPHQGSAFLKSDPLAFTAEVRPATASKVADLTKYEWNDAEWMRSRQEGDWCNRPMSIYEVHPGSWKRVPGEDDRPLTWREMAVDLVDYVADMGFTHVEFLPVMEHPYDPSWGYQVTGYFAPTSRFGGPDDFRYLVDALHQRGIGVILDWVPAHFPKDAFALRRFDGSALYEHADPRQGEHPEWGTLIFNFGRNEVRNFLISNALFWLDEYHADGLRVDAVASMLYLDYSRGPGQWVPNQYGGRENLEAVAFLQQLNTTVRDRHPGALMIAEESTAWPGVTQLAHLGGLGFHLKWNMGWMHDNLSFMSEQAIHRKYHFNLLTFSLMYAFSEKYVLPLSHDEVVHLKGSLMGKMPGDAWQKAANLRLMLGMMWGHPGKKLLFMGGEIGQWGEWNENRSLDWHLLADPLNAGVQRWMRDLNALYKREPAFWETDFSHEGFEWVDFRDVEQSVLSFVRRGGESGHELLFVCNFTPVPRYAYHVGAPSAGRWREVLNSDAEPYGGSNVGNGGVTETVPLAVHGREQALPLTLPPLGILILQRED from the coding sequence ATGGCTTCCGCGACTCTGTTCCATGACGTCCAGCAGATCCTGACGGCCGAGCACCCGGACCCGTTCCGCGTTCTCGGCATGCACACCGTGTCCCTGGGCGGCGAACTGCGCCTGGTGGTGCGCACTTTTCAGCCCGGCGCCACCGCCGTTTCCGTCACCGACGAGGAGGGCGCGGAGGTCGCCGTGATGGAGTGCGGCCACGAGGCCGGCTTCTTTGAGGCCATCCTTCCCCGCGGCACGTCGGCGTTCCCATACCAGCTTCAGGTCACGTGGCCGGAGGCCGGGGAGCCCGCGCTGATGGGCGACGCGTTCGCCTTCGGCCCGCAGATCGGCGAATTCGACCTGTACCTGATGGCCGAGGGCACGCACCTGCGCCTGTGGGACGTGCTGGGCGCGCATCCCATGACCATCGACGGCGTGCAGGGCGTGCACTTCGGGGTGTGGGCCCCGGGCGCGCGCCGCGTAAGCGTGGTGGGCGAATTCAACCTGTGGGACGGGCGCCGCCACCCCATGCGCCTTCACCCGGCCCAGGGCGTGTGGGAGATCTTCATCCCCGGCGTGCAGGACGAATCGCTGTACCGCTACGAGATCCTGCCGCACCAGGGCAGCGCCTTTCTCAAGAGCGACCCGCTCGCCTTCACGGCGGAAGTGCGTCCCGCCACCGCGTCCAAGGTGGCGGACCTGACAAAGTACGAGTGGAACGACGCGGAGTGGATGCGCAGCCGCCAGGAAGGCGACTGGTGCAACCGCCCCATGTCCATCTACGAAGTGCATCCCGGCTCGTGGAAGCGCGTTCCCGGCGAGGACGACCGGCCGCTCACCTGGCGCGAAATGGCCGTGGACCTGGTGGACTACGTGGCCGACATGGGCTTCACGCACGTGGAATTCCTTCCCGTGATGGAGCACCCGTACGATCCGTCGTGGGGATACCAGGTCACGGGATACTTCGCGCCCACCAGCCGCTTCGGCGGGCCGGACGACTTCCGCTACCTGGTGGATGCGCTGCACCAGCGCGGCATCGGCGTGATTCTGGACTGGGTGCCGGCGCACTTTCCCAAGGACGCCTTTGCGCTGCGCCGCTTCGACGGCTCGGCACTGTACGAGCACGCCGATCCGCGCCAGGGCGAGCACCCGGAGTGGGGAACGCTGATCTTCAACTTCGGGCGCAACGAGGTTCGCAACTTCCTCATCAGCAACGCGCTCTTCTGGCTGGACGAGTACCACGCCGACGGCCTGCGCGTGGACGCCGTGGCATCCATGCTCTACCTCGACTACTCCCGCGGCCCCGGACAGTGGGTGCCCAACCAGTACGGCGGGCGCGAAAACCTGGAGGCCGTCGCCTTCCTCCAGCAGCTGAATACGACGGTCCGCGACCGGCACCCCGGCGCGCTGATGATCGCGGAGGAAAGCACGGCGTGGCCCGGCGTGACGCAGCTGGCGCACCTGGGCGGGCTGGGCTTTCATCTGAAGTGGAACATGGGGTGGATGCACGACAACCTCAGCTTCATGTCGGAGCAGGCCATCCACCGGAAGTACCACTTCAACCTGCTCACCTTTTCGCTGATGTACGCCTTCAGCGAAAAGTACGTGCTGCCGCTGAGCCACGACGAGGTGGTGCACCTCAAGGGCTCGCTGATGGGCAAGATGCCCGGCGACGCGTGGCAGAAGGCCGCCAACCTGCGCCTGATGCTGGGGATGATGTGGGGACACCCCGGCAAGAAGCTGCTGTTCATGGGCGGCGAGATCGGCCAGTGGGGCGAGTGGAACGAGAACCGCTCGCTGGACTGGCACCTGCTGGCGGACCCGCTGAACGCCGGCGTGCAGCGCTGGATGCGCGACCTGAACGCCCTGTACAAGCGCGAACCGGCGTTCTGGGAAACGGACTTCAGCCACGAGGGATTCGAGTGGGTGGACTTCCGCGACGTGGAGCAGAGCGTGCTCAGCTTCGTCCGCCGCGGCGGGGAGAGTGGACATGAGCTGCTCTTCGTGTGCAATTTCACCCCGGTGCCCCGCTACGCGTACCACGTGGGCGCGCCGTCCGCCGGGCGCTGGCGCGAGGTGCTGAACAGCGACGCGGAGCCGTACGGCGGCAGCAACGTGGGCAACGGCGGCGTCACCGAGACGGTGCCGCTGGCGGTGCACGGGCGTGAGCAGGCGCTGCCGCTTACGCTGCCGCCTCTGGGCATTCTGATTCTGCAGCGCGAAGACTGA
- the pgl gene encoding 6-phosphogluconolactonase, with protein MIDIHPDAEAASRAGAERFRDLARAAVGASGRFTVALSGGTAPERMYRMLGEEPFRSAIPWEGVHVFWGDDRCVPPGHPRSNYAMADRAFLRSVPIPPANVHRMRGELPPEEGALRYAAELESVFGPGTPRFDLMHLGIGPDGHTASLFPFDELLRDRDRTVGTALFRELGEWRISLTVPVINAARVIDVLAIGAGKADIVRTAIRGPLDPFRIPMQLIRPTDGEMIWTLDEPAGAGLEVGGR; from the coding sequence ATGATCGATATCCATCCTGATGCCGAAGCCGCGTCCCGCGCGGGCGCCGAGCGCTTCCGCGACCTGGCGCGCGCCGCCGTGGGTGCCTCCGGCCGCTTCACCGTCGCGCTCTCCGGCGGCACGGCGCCGGAACGCATGTACCGCATGCTGGGCGAAGAGCCGTTCCGCTCCGCCATCCCGTGGGAAGGCGTGCACGTGTTCTGGGGCGACGACCGCTGCGTGCCCCCCGGCCATCCGCGCAGCAACTATGCAATGGCGGACCGCGCGTTCCTCCGCTCCGTTCCCATCCCGCCCGCGAACGTGCACCGCATGCGCGGCGAGCTGCCGCCGGAAGAGGGCGCGCTCCGGTACGCGGCGGAGCTGGAATCCGTGTTCGGCCCCGGCACACCGCGGTTCGATCTGATGCACCTGGGCATTGGCCCGGACGGCCACACGGCATCGCTGTTTCCGTTCGATGAACTGCTGCGCGACCGCGACCGGACCGTGGGCACCGCGCTGTTCCGCGAACTGGGTGAGTGGCGGATCTCGCTCACGGTTCCCGTCATCAACGCGGCGCGGGTGATCGACGTGCTGGCGATCGGTGCGGGGAAGGCGGACATCGTGCGCACCGCGATCCGGGGGCCGCTGGATCCGTTCCGCATCCCCATGCAGCTCATCCGCCCCACCGATGGGGAGATGATCTGGACGCTGGACGAGCCGGCGGGCGCGGGGCTGGAGGTGGGAGGGCGGTAA
- a CDS encoding RNA polymerase sigma factor has product MAAGDESALGELYDRWHPLLYSLVLSIVRDARDAEEVLEDALWQAWRQAASFNPSRGGVGSWLTSIARSRALDRVRARRRARDEVSLDEPEGAPTLASAQPGPADDTEAADVRVRVQDALALLPREQRDTMQMAYFGGLSQSEIATATGQPLGTVKTRMRLAMQKLRDTLAVLREEAP; this is encoded by the coding sequence ATGGCCGCCGGCGACGAGTCGGCGCTGGGCGAACTGTACGACCGCTGGCACCCCCTGCTGTACTCCCTTGTCCTGAGCATTGTCCGGGACGCCCGCGACGCCGAAGAAGTGCTGGAAGACGCGCTCTGGCAGGCCTGGCGCCAGGCCGCGTCATTCAATCCCTCCCGAGGCGGGGTGGGAAGCTGGCTCACGTCCATTGCCCGCAGCCGGGCGCTGGATCGCGTGCGGGCGCGGCGGCGTGCCAGGGACGAGGTGTCGCTGGATGAGCCGGAAGGCGCGCCCACGCTGGCGTCCGCCCAGCCGGGCCCGGCGGACGACACCGAAGCGGCGGACGTGCGGGTGCGCGTGCAGGACGCGCTGGCGCTGCTGCCCCGGGAGCAGCGGGACACGATGCAGATGGCGTACTTCGGCGGGCTCAGCCAGTCGGAGATCGCCACGGCCACCGGGCAGCCCCTGGGGACGGTAAAGACGCGGATGCGGCTCGCGATGCAGAAGCTGCGCGACACGCTGGCAGTACTTCGGGAGGAAGCGCCATGA
- a CDS encoding Clp protease N-terminal domain-containing protein produces MLFKRPKIPPPRPPDLPFDEEARDALGRATDQARSANATAVHAEHLLLALLADPDGLVARAFTRLGHPVDDMRRRVEHAAPPRPWGLRAPVLPFADDVKGAIEFAMIEARAAARTQVGPAELVLGVVQSPRGAPARVIAIMDMSPGAIRAALKAESE; encoded by the coding sequence GTGCTCTTCAAGCGCCCCAAGATTCCGCCGCCGCGCCCGCCGGACCTTCCGTTTGACGAGGAGGCCCGCGACGCCCTGGGCCGCGCGACGGATCAGGCCAGGTCCGCCAACGCAACCGCCGTGCACGCCGAGCACCTGCTGCTGGCGCTGCTGGCCGATCCGGACGGATTGGTGGCGCGCGCCTTTACGCGGCTGGGCCATCCTGTGGACGACATGCGCCGGCGCGTGGAGCACGCCGCGCCGCCCCGTCCGTGGGGGCTGCGCGCGCCCGTGCTCCCGTTCGCCGATGACGTGAAAGGCGCCATCGAGTTCGCGATGATCGAGGCCCGGGCGGCGGCGCGCACGCAGGTAGGCCCCGCGGAACTGGTGCTGGGCGTGGTGCAGTCGCCGCGCGGCGCGCCGGCGCGCGTAATCGCGATCATGGACATGAGCCCCGGCGCCATCCGCGCCGCCCTCAAGGCGGAATCGGAGTAG